The stretch of DNA GCGGTCGGGGTGGCCCCGCTGCGAGCCATCCGTCGGCAGCCCGCCGCTCCGAGGCGACGCATCTTAGACCCCGAACCGCCAATCACGGGTATGGTCGACCGCATCCTGAAGGTCAACGCGTACACGACGTTCGACCTGCTCGACGGCGAGGTGGAGGGACACGGCTTCTCGGAGGAGGCGCTGGCGGTGCTGAACGTCACCGCGCCCCGCGAGGACCCCGACCACGTCGAACTGCAACTGGAACTGGACAACACCCAACTCGAGGAGGTCCGGCCCCACGCCGAGCGGGTCACGCTCTCGGCCGACCAGGCCCGGGAACTGGCCGGGGAGCTGGAGAAGTACGCCGACAGGGTCGAGGCCGCACAGACGGAGTGAGCGCCCGCCGACGCGGGAGCGGCAACGCCTGAACGAACCGAGGGTTCTTTGTCGTGTGGTCACGTACCACGCTCCGATGTCCACGGACTCGCCCGGCAACCCCGCGGCGCGGGAACTGGGGTACTGCCCGTGCTGTGGCTACCGGACGCTCCCGAAAGCCCCGCCGGGGTCCTACGAGGTCTGTCCCGTCTGTGGCTGGCTGGACGACCCCCACCAGTTCGGCGACGTCGACTACGTCAGCGACACGAACCACGTCTCGCTCGCGACGGCCCGCGAGAACGTCCGGGAGTACGGGGCCGCCACCCCCGACCAGGTCGAGGAGTGTGTCGCCCCCGACGAGTTCGACCGGGACCCGAACTGGCCCTACGACGGCTGAGCCGCGCACGGCCGGTGGTCCGGCGGGCGACGGCGTGGCTACCCCGCGAGCGAGATGTCGAGGTACAGCATCACGACCGTCCCGGCCATCAGCCCCAGCGTCGCCACCCGCTCGTAACCGCGGCGGTGGGTCTCGGGCACGATCTCGTCGGAGATGACGAACAGCATCGCCCCGGCGGCAAAGCCCATCGCGTAGGGCAGCAGGGGTTCGACGAGCGTGACGGCGACCGCGCCGAGGATCGCCAGCGGGATCTCGACGATCCCGGCCCGCACGCCGGCGACGACGGCGTAGAACCGCCGGTCGAGGCCGGCGTTGATGGCGGCGACGGACACCGCCAGCCCCTCCGGGACGTTCTGGATCCCGATGGCCAGCATCAGCGCGACGGCCCCGCCCAGTTGCCCCGGATCCGTCGCCGCCGCCCCGAAGCCGACGCCGACCGCCAGCCCCTCGGGCATGTTGTGGAGCGTGATCGCGAGGACGAACAGGACGACGCCGGCGAGGCGCTCGTCGCTGACCGGCAGCGTCTCCCCCGGCTCGGCGGCGTCCTCGCGCCGGCGGCCGGTCAGGAGGTAGTGGGCGTG from Haloarcula litorea encodes:
- a CDS encoding DUF6360 family protein, with the protein product MVDRILKVNAYTTFDLLDGEVEGHGFSEEALAVLNVTAPREDPDHVELQLELDNTQLEEVRPHAERVTLSADQARELAGELEKYADRVEAAQTE
- a CDS encoding ZIP family metal transporter, producing the protein MQAGLVDLFRATVGTDPLVAGLVGGVVIAGLNLLGASLVFVWRDPSERALDGALGFAAGVMLAAAFTSLIIPGIEEYSGGDPLPTLFGVALGALFLDQADRFLPHAHYLLTGRRREDAAEPGETLPVSDERLAGVVLFVLAITLHNMPEGLAVGVGFGAAATDPGQLGGAVALMLAIGIQNVPEGLAVSVAAINAGLDRRFYAVVAGVRAGIVEIPLAILGAVAVTLVEPLLPYAMGFAAGAMLFVISDEIVPETHRRGYERVATLGLMAGTVVMLYLDISLAG
- a CDS encoding CPCC family cysteine-rich protein yields the protein MSTDSPGNPAARELGYCPCCGYRTLPKAPPGSYEVCPVCGWLDDPHQFGDVDYVSDTNHVSLATARENVREYGAATPDQVEECVAPDEFDRDPNWPYDG